DNA from Actinoplanes sp. SE50/110:
TCGACCGCGATGGTGCGGGCGATGCAGAGGCGCTGCTGCTGACCGCCGGAGAGGCCGGCGCCGGGGCGGTCGAGCCGGTCCTTGACCTCGTCCCAGAGGTTCGCGGAGCGCAGCGACTTCTCGGCGGCGTCGTCCAGGATCGACTTCTTCTTGACGCCGTTGAGCTTGAGGCCGGCGACCGCGTTCTCGTAGATCGACATGGTCGGGAACGGGTTGGGCCGCTGGAAGACCATGCCGATCATGCGGCGGACCGCGGTGATGTCCACGTCCGGGTCGTAGATGTTCTGGTCGTCGATGGTGAGGCGACCCTCGATCCGCGCGTTCGGCAGGACCTCGTGCATGCGGTTGATCGACCGGAGGAAGGTCGACTTGCCGCAGCCGGACGGGCCGATCAGGGCGGTGATCGTCTTCGGCTCGACGATCATCGAGACGTTGTCGATCGCCTTGAAGGAACCGTAGTAGGACGAGACGTTGCTCGCCTCGATGCGCTTGGCCATGGGAGGGAACCTCTTCTACCGGGTCAGTTTGTTGCGGCGGGCGAGCAGCTTGGCGCCGATCGTGAAGATCAGCACGAGGGCGACCAGCGTCAGCGCTGCGGTCCAGGCCCGGGCCGGCGAGTACTTAGAGGCGTCGCCCGCCTGCTGGAACACGTAGAGGGCCAGCGACGACTGACCGCCGGCGAACGGATCGAAGTTGATCCGGGCGAGGCCACCCGCGACCAGCAGCACCGGGGCGGTCTCGCCGGCCGCGCGGGCGATGGCGAGCATGACGCCGGTGACGATGCCGGGTGCCGCGGTGGGCAGCACCACGCTGAGGATCGTCTTCCACTGCGGGACGCCCAGCGCGTACGCACCCTCGCGGAGCGGGCCCGGAACCAGGCGCAGCATCTCCTCGGTGGAGCGCACGATGGTCGGCAGCATCAGCACGGTCAGGGCCAGCGCGGCCGCGAAGCCGGAGTACTCCGGCTCCCCGTTGTTGAACCAGGGGCTGACGATCAGCACCCAGAAGGAGAGGATGAACAGACCGGCGACGATCGACGGGATGCCCGTCATCACGTCGACGAAGAAGCGGACCGTGGTGGCGAACCGGCCCCGGCCGTACTCCACCAGGTAGACCGCGCCGAGTACGCCGAGCGGCACGGCGAACAGGGTGGCGATGCCGACCTGCTCCAGGGTGCCGACGATGGCGTGGTAAGCGCCGCCGTTCGCGTCGCGGGCGCCGATGTTCGCCATCGACGAGCCGAAGAAGTCGCCGTCGAGCCGGTCGACGCCCTTGGCGAGCAGCGTCCACACCACCGAGGCCAGCGGCAGGACGGCCAGCACGCAGGCGGTGTAGATGAGGGTCTGCCACATCCGGTTGCGGGCGGCGCGCCTGCCCTCCACCCGGGACGCGGCCAGGTTGAGGCCGACCAGGTAGAACACCACGCCGAGGAAGGCGACCAGCACCCAGTTGCCGATGCCGGTCCCGAGCACCACGACGGCGGAGACGATCAGTGCGGCCACGGCGACCGCCAGGTTGGCGGCGACCGGGAACTTCCTGCTGCGGATGTTGTCCGGCGTCATCACGATGCTCATGCGGCACTGTCCCGGAACTCGCGGCGGCGGTAGATGATCGCCCGCGCCGTCATGTTGACGACCAGCGTGATCGCGAACAGCACCAGACCGGAGGCGATCAGCGCGCCGCGGCCGGTGTCGTTCGCCTCGCCGAACGCGTTGGCGATGTTGGCGGCGATCGAGTTGCCGCCGGTCTGGATCAGGTTGAACGAGATCTGCCAGGTGATGCCGAGGGTCAGCGCCAGGGCGATGGTCTCGCCGAGGGCGCGGCCCAGGCCGAGCATCACCGCGGCGATCACACCGGGCTTGCCGTACGGCAGGACCGCGGTGCGGACCATCTCCCACTTGGTGGCGCCGAGCGCGAGCGCGGCCTCCTCGTTCATCCCGGGGGTCTGCTGGAAGACCTCACGGGACAGCGACGTGACGATCGGCAGCACCATGATCGCCAGGACCAGGCCACCGAGCATGATCGACTGTCCGAACGGACCGTCCCCGCCGAAGATCGGCAGCCAGCCGAAGTAGTGGTTGAGCCAGGCCGAGAAGTCCCGCACCGGCTCCTGCAGCACGTCACGGCCCCACAGGCCGAAGACGACACTGGGCACCGCGGCCAGCAGGTCGATCACGAAGCCGAGCGGGGTGGCCAGCCGGCGCGGGGCGTAGTGCGAGAGGAACAGCGCGATGCCCAGCGCGATCGGCACCGCGACGATCAGCGCGATGACCGAGGTCAGCAGCGTGCCGAAGGCCAGGACGGCGACACCGAAGGCCGGCTCGGCCTCGTTCGGCCGCCAGAAGTTGTAGGTCAGGAAGTTCTCTTTGTCGGCCCGGATGGCCGGCACTGCCTTCGAGATCAGGAAGACGGCGATCGCGACGATGATGACCAGCACCATCGTGCCGGCGGCCAGGGAGAGACCGCGGAATCCGGTCTCCATGGAGAACCGGGATTTCTTGGGCAGGGCGCCGCCGCCACCGACCGGGGGCTCTTCGTAACTGCTCGGGGACACGCCAGAGCCGGCGCCCCGGGCGTGACGGGGAGTCACGCCCAGGTCACCGGCGGTGGCGTTCGCCGAGCGGGAGGGATAGTCACCCATCTACGCGCTCGCTGTCGTCTCGGAGGGATTCAGGAACCGGGGGGTGGTTCAGGAGAGAGCGGCGACCGAGGTGGCGACCTTGGTGCGGACCGACTCGGGCAGCGGGGCGTAGCCCAGGTCGGCCAGCTTCTTCTGGCCCTCGGCGCTGGAGGTGTACTTCAGGAAGCCCTGCACGGCCTTGCCCTTGGCGGCGTCGGCGTACTTCGAGCAGACGATCTCGTAGGTCGCCAGCACAATGGGGTAGGCGCCCGCGGTCGCGGTCTTGTAGTCGATGTCCAGCTTCAGGTCGTTGCCCTTGCCGGTGACCTTCGCGCCCTCGATGGTCTTGCCCGCGGCGTCGCCGGTGAGCTCGACGTACTCGCCGGCACCGTTCTTGATCTTGGCCTTCTGCAGGTCGCTGTTCTCGGCGAAGGAGAGCTCGACGTACGAGATGGTGTTCGGGGTGCTCTTCAGCTTGGCGGCGATGCCGTCCGAGCCCTTGGCGCCGGTGCCGCCCGGAGCCGCCCACGCCTTGGCGTGGTCGTAGGTCCAGTCACCCTCGGCGGTCTTGCTGAGGTACTTGGTGAAGTTGTCGGTGGTGCCCGACTCGTCCGAGCGGTGCACGGCCTCGATGGTCGCGTCCGGGAGCTTGGCGCCGGAGTTCTCGGCGGCGATGGCCGGGTCGTTCCACTTGGTGATCTTGCCGGAGAAGATCTTCGCGATCAGGCTCGGCGACAGCTGCAGACCGTCGGCGCCCTGGATGTTGTAGACCACCGCGATCGGACCGACGACCATCGGGAGGTTGAGAGCCGGCGAGGCGCACTTGGCGTCGGCCTGCGGCT
Protein-coding regions in this window:
- the pstB gene encoding phosphate ABC transporter ATP-binding protein PstB; this translates as MAKRIEASNVSSYYGSFKAIDNVSMIVEPKTITALIGPSGCGKSTFLRSINRMHEVLPNARIEGRLTIDDQNIYDPDVDITAVRRMIGMVFQRPNPFPTMSIYENAVAGLKLNGVKKKSILDDAAEKSLRSANLWDEVKDRLDRPGAGLSGGQQQRLCIARTIAVEPQVVLMDEPCSALDPISTLAIEDLMFKLKDRFTIIIVTHNMQQAARVSDKTGFFSIDKTGEPGRLIEYDDTQKIFSNPSQKKTEDYITGRFG
- the pstA gene encoding phosphate ABC transporter permease PstA, producing MSIVMTPDNIRSRKFPVAANLAVAVAALIVSAVVVLGTGIGNWVLVAFLGVVFYLVGLNLAASRVEGRRAARNRMWQTLIYTACVLAVLPLASVVWTLLAKGVDRLDGDFFGSSMANIGARDANGGAYHAIVGTLEQVGIATLFAVPLGVLGAVYLVEYGRGRFATTVRFFVDVMTGIPSIVAGLFILSFWVLIVSPWFNNGEPEYSGFAAALALTVLMLPTIVRSTEEMLRLVPGPLREGAYALGVPQWKTILSVVLPTAAPGIVTGVMLAIARAAGETAPVLLVAGGLARINFDPFAGGQSSLALYVFQQAGDASKYSPARAWTAALTLVALVLIFTIGAKLLARRNKLTR
- the pstC gene encoding phosphate ABC transporter permease subunit PstC gives rise to the protein MGDYPSRSANATAGDLGVTPRHARGAGSGVSPSSYEEPPVGGGGALPKKSRFSMETGFRGLSLAAGTMVLVIIVAIAVFLISKAVPAIRADKENFLTYNFWRPNEAEPAFGVAVLAFGTLLTSVIALIVAVPIALGIALFLSHYAPRRLATPLGFVIDLLAAVPSVVFGLWGRDVLQEPVRDFSAWLNHYFGWLPIFGGDGPFGQSIMLGGLVLAIMVLPIVTSLSREVFQQTPGMNEEAALALGATKWEMVRTAVLPYGKPGVIAAVMLGLGRALGETIALALTLGITWQISFNLIQTGGNSIAANIANAFGEANDTGRGALIASGLVLFAITLVVNMTARAIIYRRREFRDSAA
- the pstS gene encoding phosphate ABC transporter substrate-binding protein PstS; the encoded protein is MKFQRSGLVAGIALTATIALTACGSDNTDTKGDTGAAAPSAGTCVGGTLAAQGSSAQKNAMAEWIKAYTASCSAAKIDYQPTGSGAGVKALISGLADFAGSDSALKDDEQPQADAKCASPALNLPMVVGPIAVVYNIQGADGLQLSPSLIAKIFSGKITKWNDPAIAAENSGAKLPDATIEAVHRSDESGTTDNFTKYLSKTAEGDWTYDHAKAWAAPGGTGAKGSDGIAAKLKSTPNTISYVELSFAENSDLQKAKIKNGAGEYVELTGDAAGKTIEGAKVTGKGNDLKLDIDYKTATAGAYPIVLATYEIVCSKYADAAKGKAVQGFLKYTSSAEGQKKLADLGYAPLPESVRTKVATSVAALS